From the Streptococcus sp. 29887 genome, one window contains:
- the mraY gene encoding phospho-N-acetylmuramoyl-pentapeptide-transferase — protein MQFALMSGLVAFLATVILIPRFITFYQAKRIEGQQMHEDVKQHQFKAGTPTMGGTVFLVVAIIVSFLFAASLKMLTGGVLAILFILALYGLVGFLDDFLKIFKKINEGLNPKQKLALQILGGLVFYFVHVNGAGGGELNVFGHIINLGMLYLPFVLFWLVGFSNAVNLTDGIDGLASISVVISLLAYSIIAYKEQKFDILLVCVTMIGGLLGFFVYNRKPAKIFMGDVGSLALGGMLATISIALRQEWTLLLIGLVYVIETSSVMLQVSYFKYTKKRFGEGRRIFRMTPFHHHLELGGLTGKSEKWSEWQVDFFLWSVGLVMSLITLAILYL, from the coding sequence ATGCAGTTTGCACTCATGTCGGGACTGGTAGCCTTTTTGGCAACGGTTATCCTGATACCACGATTTATTACCTTTTATCAAGCTAAGCGCATCGAAGGGCAACAAATGCACGAGGATGTCAAGCAACACCAGTTTAAGGCCGGAACCCCAACCATGGGTGGAACTGTCTTTCTGGTAGTAGCGATTATTGTTAGCTTCCTCTTTGCGGCTAGTTTGAAAATGCTAACGGGTGGCGTCTTAGCCATTCTCTTTATCCTTGCGCTCTATGGCTTGGTCGGTTTTTTGGATGATTTCTTAAAAATATTCAAAAAAATCAATGAAGGGCTAAATCCGAAACAAAAATTAGCCTTGCAGATTTTGGGTGGACTGGTTTTCTACTTCGTCCATGTGAATGGTGCTGGCGGAGGTGAGCTCAATGTGTTTGGGCACATCATCAATCTCGGGATGCTCTATTTACCCTTTGTTCTTTTCTGGTTGGTTGGTTTCTCAAATGCGGTCAACCTGACCGATGGTATTGATGGTTTGGCCTCCATTTCGGTTGTTATTAGTTTGCTTGCCTATTCTATCATTGCCTACAAGGAACAGAAGTTTGACATTCTTTTGGTCTGTGTGACCATGATTGGTGGCTTGCTTGGTTTCTTTGTCTATAATCGCAAACCAGCCAAAATCTTCATGGGGGACGTGGGTAGTTTGGCTCTTGGTGGAATGCTGGCAACCATTTCCATTGCCCTCCGTCAAGAATGGACCCTCCTCCTAATCGGTTTGGTCTATGTTATCGAAACGTCATCTGTTATGTTACAGGTTTCATATTTCAAATATACTAAAAAACGCTTTGGAGAAGGTCGTCGTATCTTCCGTATGACACCTTTCCATCATCATTTGGAGTTGGGTGGTTTGACAGGCAAGTCTGAAAAATGGAGCGAGTGGCAGGTTGACTTCTTCCTTTGGTCAGTTGGTCTAGTCATGAGCCTGATTACACTGGCTATTCTTTATCTATAG
- a CDS encoding DNA-binding response regulator, protein MAKKILIAGRERNLSHFVSMELQKKEYLVDYASTGKEVLSLAHETDFDLILMSFQLSDMSSKDLSRELLAIKPASVLIVAIDSADVAKYGEEVLSYAVSYVVKPFVISELVEQIAAIFRGRDFIDRNCKHVPMQAAYRDLKVDFQNRTVTRGDELINLTRREYDLLATLMNSPEPVSREQLLERVWKYETTSETNVVDVYIRYLRGKLDVTGKPSYIKTVRGVGYAMRD, encoded by the coding sequence ATGGCTAAGAAAATTTTAATTGCAGGAAGAGAGCGCAATCTTTCGCACTTTGTTTCCATGGAATTACAGAAGAAGGAGTATTTGGTAGACTACGCTTCAACAGGGAAAGAAGTCCTATCTTTAGCTCATGAAACAGATTTTGACTTGATTTTGATGAGTTTTCAGCTGTCGGATATGTCCAGTAAAGACTTGTCCAGAGAGTTGCTCGCAATCAAGCCTGCTAGTGTGTTGATTGTGGCCATTGATTCAGCTGATGTTGCCAAATATGGAGAAGAAGTGCTTTCATACGCAGTTTCTTATGTTGTAAAACCCTTCGTTATTAGTGAATTGGTTGAGCAAATTGCAGCCATCTTCCGTGGGCGAGATTTTATTGATAGAAACTGTAAACATGTTCCTATGCAGGCGGCCTATCGTGACCTAAAGGTCGATTTTCAAAATCGAACAGTTACTCGTGGGGATGAGTTGATTAACCTGACCAGACGCGAATATGATTTGCTTGCAACTCTGATGAACAGCCCCGAACCTGTCAGCCGAGAACAATTGCTAGAGCGGGTTTGGAAGTACGAAACGACTTCAGAAACTAATGTAGTAGATGTATATATTCGTTATTTACGTGGAAAATTAGATGTTACTGGTAAACCATCTTACATCAAGACTGTTCGTGGCGTTGGCTATGCCATGCGAGATTAA
- the trxB gene encoding thioredoxin-disulfide reductase, translated as MYDTIVVGAGPAGMTAALYAGRSNLKVALLERGIYGGQMNNTAEIENYPGYDHISGPALAEKMFEPLEKFGVDHIFGTLVRIEEDGPIKKVITEDGVLETKTVILAMGAKHRLLGVSGEDTYNSRGVSYCAVCDGAFFRGQKLLVVGGGDSAVEEALFLTQFAETVTIVHRRDQLRAQKVIQDRAFANEKINFIWDSVVEEIKGDDLRVQSVVIKNVKTEEVSELDFGGVFIYVGLDPMTDSVADLGITDEAGWIITDEKMATSKSGIYAIGDIRQNQLRQIATAVGNGAVAGQEVYNYIIELAE; from the coding sequence ATGTACGATACAATTGTTGTTGGAGCAGGTCCTGCAGGGATGACTGCTGCCCTCTACGCAGGACGTAGCAATCTAAAAGTAGCTCTTCTGGAACGTGGTATTTACGGCGGCCAGATGAACAATACGGCTGAAATCGAAAACTATCCAGGCTATGACCATATTTCTGGTCCAGCCTTGGCAGAGAAAATGTTTGAACCTCTGGAAAAATTCGGAGTAGATCACATTTTTGGTACCTTGGTGCGTATCGAAGAAGATGGACCAATCAAGAAAGTTATTACAGAAGATGGTGTTTTGGAAACCAAAACTGTCATTCTAGCCATGGGGGCTAAACACCGCTTACTAGGTGTTTCGGGTGAGGATACCTACAATAGCCGAGGAGTTTCCTACTGTGCCGTCTGTGACGGTGCCTTCTTCCGTGGTCAGAAGCTCTTGGTAGTTGGCGGAGGTGATTCTGCGGTCGAAGAAGCCCTTTTCTTGACACAGTTTGCTGAAACCGTGACAATTGTTCATCGCCGTGACCAGCTCCGTGCTCAAAAAGTTATCCAAGACCGTGCATTTGCCAATGAAAAAATTAACTTCATCTGGGATAGCGTAGTGGAAGAAATCAAGGGCGACGACTTACGTGTACAAAGCGTTGTTATCAAAAATGTGAAAACAGAGGAAGTCAGCGAACTGGACTTCGGTGGTGTCTTTATCTATGTCGGTTTGGATCCGATGACGGATTCGGTTGCCGATTTGGGTATTACGGACGAAGCAGGTTGGATTATCACGGATGAAAAGATGGCAACCAGCAAATCTGGTATTTACGCCATCGGTGACATTCGCCAAAATCAACTACGCCAGATTGCGACTGCCGTTGGAAATGGTGCAGTTGCCGGTCAGGAAGTCTATAATTACATCATAGAACTAGCTGAATAG
- a CDS encoding replication initiation/membrane attachment protein — protein MKPSDLFTYIKTNPFTPDIISLSQCYQPIISFDALALYYYLYSFSDQGQGRYKWATILNHMDFGMKRLEQALDLLSAMELLQVYRADELTGLVLLPPLTVKQFLGKPLYKNLLAQRIGEASVESLQVSGPNKEKKVSKTFSQVFTIDGQVPIAFEPKHDFDWSAFKALMAKDKLLFQDEAEDIIALSHIAEQAGWTWLETYRQAKATAIGQTISTKRLQQSRQARPLASGNLTPQEEAIVREAKAISSKDYLQFIKDRLKAVVTAAEKKCLKDLANLGLLDEVINVLVLYTFNKVDSANLNEKYAMKLGNDFSYKGIGSAEAAVLYLRDLKTGQAVTKPSQPQKTNVPEWSKEEVQQEQTQEGQAKLAALYRELEEMENKGGS, from the coding sequence ATGAAACCAAGTGATTTATTTACCTACATCAAGACCAATCCTTTTACACCAGACATTATCAGTTTAAGCCAGTGTTATCAACCTATCATTAGTTTTGATGCCCTAGCCCTTTACTATTACCTCTATAGTTTCTCGGATCAGGGGCAGGGGCGTTACAAGTGGGCGACAATCCTCAATCATATGGATTTCGGTATGAAGCGCTTGGAGCAGGCCTTGGATCTCTTATCTGCCATGGAATTGCTACAAGTTTATCGGGCAGATGAGTTGACAGGCTTGGTCTTGTTGCCACCACTGACGGTCAAACAATTTTTGGGCAAACCGCTTTATAAGAATTTATTGGCTCAAAGGATTGGCGAAGCCAGTGTAGAAAGTTTACAAGTATCTGGACCAAATAAGGAGAAAAAGGTATCCAAAACCTTCTCCCAAGTCTTTACCATTGATGGTCAAGTTCCAATAGCTTTTGAACCCAAGCATGATTTTGATTGGTCGGCCTTTAAAGCCTTGATGGCTAAGGACAAGCTTCTTTTTCAAGATGAAGCTGAGGATATTATTGCCCTTAGTCACATAGCAGAGCAGGCAGGTTGGACCTGGTTGGAAACCTATCGTCAGGCCAAAGCAACAGCCATTGGACAGACCATCTCGACTAAACGCTTGCAGCAGTCACGCCAGGCAAGACCATTAGCTTCAGGAAATTTAACTCCCCAGGAAGAGGCAATTGTTCGTGAAGCCAAGGCTATATCCAGTAAGGATTATTTGCAGTTTATCAAGGATCGCCTCAAGGCGGTTGTCACTGCGGCAGAGAAGAAGTGCTTGAAAGATTTGGCAAACTTGGGCCTACTTGACGAAGTTATCAATGTCTTGGTCCTCTACACTTTTAACAAGGTGGATTCAGCCAATTTGAATGAGAAATATGCCATGAAATTGGGGAATGATTTTTCCTACAAGGGGATTGGCAGTGCAGAAGCAGCTGTTCTTTACCTAAGAGATTTGAAGACAGGTCAAGCAGTCACCAAGCCGAGCCAGCCACAAAAAACCAATGTACCTGAGTGGAGTAAGGAAGAGGTTCAGCAAGAACAAACTCAGGAAGGCCAAGCCAAGCTGGCTGCCCTTTATCGTGAATTAGAAGAAATGGAAAACAAAGGAGGTAGCTGA
- a CDS encoding YceD family protein, protein MFHIYDIQKNPDGISFDKTLDLQEELQARNSEVLGLSPVQVSGNVRFESGFFFLDYQMTYDITLASSRSLQPVLLHEVQEVNELFVANEAVLKEQDLIDEDMVLVVEDDHIVLEESVADNILLAIPIKVLTPEEEAGQELPTGQAWALMTEEDFHLKAQEKKEANSPFAQLQGLFDSEE, encoded by the coding sequence ATGTTTCATATTTACGATATTCAGAAAAATCCAGATGGAATCTCCTTTGATAAAACCTTGGATTTACAGGAAGAATTGCAAGCTCGAAATAGTGAAGTTTTAGGTTTGTCGCCTGTACAAGTAAGTGGAAATGTTCGCTTTGAATCAGGTTTCTTTTTCTTGGACTATCAGATGACTTACGACATTACCTTGGCTTCCAGCCGTTCCCTGCAACCTGTCCTTTTACATGAAGTGCAAGAAGTCAATGAACTCTTTGTTGCCAATGAGGCTGTTCTTAAGGAGCAGGACTTGATTGATGAGGATATGGTATTGGTGGTAGAAGATGACCACATCGTCTTAGAAGAAAGTGTAGCGGATAATATTCTCCTAGCTATTCCTATCAAGGTTTTGACACCTGAAGAAGAAGCTGGGCAGGAACTGCCAACTGGTCAAGCTTGGGCTTTGATGACCGAGGAAGATTTCCACCTAAAAGCGCAAGAGAAAAAAGAAGCCAATAGTCCTTTTGCACAATTACAGGGCTTGTTTGATAGCGAAGAATAG
- a CDS encoding DEAD/DEAH box helicase, with protein sequence MKFTDMKLKPYIQEALKEINFVQPTEVQEKLIPIVLSGRDLIGESKTGSGKTHTFLIPIFQKLNEELDQVQAVITAPSRELATQIYQAARQLASHSDMEVRVTNYVGGTDKNRQIDKLQAGQPHIVVGTPGRIYDLVKSGDLAIHKAKTFVVDEADMTLDMGFLETVDKIAGSLPKDLQFMVFSATIPQKLQPFLKKYLSNPVMEQIKTQTVISDTIENWLISTKGRDRNAQILEATKLMQPYLAMIFVNTKTRADELHSYLTANGLRVAKIHGDIPPRERKRIMNQVKNLDFQYIVATDLAARGIDIEGVSHVINDAIPQDLSFFVHRVGRTGRNGLSGIAITLYQPSDDADIRELEKLNIKFLPKEMKNGEFVDTYDRDRRVNREKSREKLDLEMIGLVKKKKKKVKPGYKKKIQWAVDEKRRKTKRVEARAKGRAERKAKRQTF encoded by the coding sequence ATGAAATTTACAGATATGAAACTCAAGCCTTATATTCAGGAGGCTTTGAAAGAAATTAACTTTGTTCAGCCGACAGAGGTTCAGGAAAAACTAATCCCAATCGTCTTGTCTGGTCGTGACTTAATTGGAGAGTCAAAAACAGGCTCAGGAAAGACCCATACCTTCTTAATTCCCATCTTCCAAAAGCTAAATGAGGAATTAGATCAGGTTCAAGCAGTTATTACAGCTCCATCTCGAGAATTGGCAACTCAGATTTATCAAGCGGCACGTCAGTTGGCTAGTCATTCGGACATGGAAGTTCGTGTGACCAATTATGTTGGCGGTACAGATAAAAACCGTCAGATTGACAAACTTCAAGCTGGTCAGCCCCACATTGTTGTTGGGACACCAGGCCGTATTTATGACTTGGTTAAATCAGGTGACCTGGCCATTCACAAGGCTAAAACCTTTGTGGTGGATGAGGCAGATATGACCTTGGACATGGGCTTTTTGGAAACGGTAGATAAGATTGCCGGAAGTCTGCCAAAAGATCTACAATTTATGGTCTTTTCAGCCACTATTCCGCAGAAACTGCAACCGTTTTTGAAAAAGTATTTGTCTAATCCAGTCATGGAACAAATCAAGACCCAGACGGTCATTTCAGATACCATTGAAAACTGGCTGATTTCAACCAAGGGCCGTGATCGCAATGCGCAGATTTTGGAAGCGACCAAGCTCATGCAGCCATATTTGGCTATGATTTTTGTTAATACAAAGACCCGTGCAGATGAATTGCACAGTTACTTAACTGCTAATGGTTTGCGGGTTGCAAAAATTCATGGGGACATTCCACCGCGTGAACGCAAGCGGATCATGAACCAGGTGAAAAATTTGGATTTTCAGTATATCGTAGCGACAGACTTGGCAGCGCGTGGGATTGATATCGAAGGTGTCAGTCATGTTATCAACGATGCCATTCCACAGGACCTTTCTTTCTTTGTCCACCGTGTGGGTCGGACAGGTCGAAATGGCTTGTCGGGTATTGCTATTACCCTCTATCAGCCGAGTGATGATGCGGACATTCGCGAGTTAGAAAAACTCAACATCAAATTCTTGCCAAAAGAAATGAAGAATGGGGAGTTTGTTGATACCTACGACCGTGATCGCCGTGTCAACCGAGAAAAATCTCGTGAAAAACTGGACTTGGAAATGATTGGCTTGGTGAAGAAGAAAAAGAAAAAAGTCAAACCAGGCTATAAGAAGAAAATCCAATGGGCAGTGGATGAGAAACGTCGCAAGACCAAGCGTGTAGAAGCCCGTGCCAAGGGGCGTGCAGAGCGCAAGGCCAAACGCCAAACCTTCTAG
- a CDS encoding DUF4059 family protein, with protein sequence MLQNILSFYLQGLLVAALLAILSSLIYFAVRAGKKVDRTPQERQDFIFDLLMINVMTIPILAFGVMGILLMFKA encoded by the coding sequence ATGTTACAAAATATTCTTAGTTTTTATTTGCAGGGGCTTTTGGTCGCAGCCCTGCTGGCTATTCTATCTAGCTTGATTTATTTTGCTGTAAGAGCAGGTAAAAAAGTTGATCGAACGCCGCAAGAGCGCCAGGATTTTATATTTGATTTGTTGATGATCAACGTCATGACCATCCCAATTCTTGCTTTTGGGGTCATGGGGATTTTGTTAATGTTTAAAGCATAG
- the nrdR gene encoding transcriptional regulator NrdR, which yields MRCPKCQSLKSSVIDSRQAEDGNTIRRRRSCDQCGQRFTTYERVEEKTLVVVKKDGTREQFSREKIFNGIIRSAQKRPVSTSDIDEVVNRIEQKVRSQSDGEVESDVIGNFVMDELVELDEITYVRFASVYRSFKDVEELENLLKQMISKGSKVKSGAANETK from the coding sequence ATGCGTTGTCCAAAATGTCAAAGTTTGAAATCAAGTGTTATTGATAGTCGTCAGGCTGAAGATGGCAACACCATCCGTCGCCGTCGTTCTTGCGATCAATGTGGTCAACGTTTTACCACCTATGAACGTGTTGAAGAAAAAACCCTTGTCGTTGTGAAGAAGGACGGGACTAGGGAGCAATTTTCCCGTGAAAAGATTTTCAATGGCATTATTCGTTCAGCACAAAAACGTCCAGTTTCAACTAGTGATATAGACGAAGTTGTCAACCGGATTGAGCAGAAGGTTCGTTCTCAGAGTGATGGCGAGGTCGAAAGTGATGTCATTGGTAACTTTGTCATGGATGAATTGGTGGAGTTGGATGAAATCACCTATGTGCGTTTTGCCTCTGTCTATCGTTCCTTTAAGGATGTGGAAGAGTTGGAAAATCTGCTCAAGCAGATGATTTCTAAGGGTAGTAAAGTAAAGTCAGGTGCTGCCAATGAAACCAAGTGA
- a CDS encoding AI-2E family transporter — MNSSFKEKALLILLAGATLLAVLNWDTIYKAVQILLGSMNSLFIGSIIAFILNVPMKKIEDQIEKISFLNKSKRSLAIVGVLIGFALIVTGLVLIVLPTLMSTVSQLVTVSSTAIPKSVNALTSFLEKNGLLAGQLGEQIAGMLDQLKNLTFISNLVTPVLSGLVSNVTGIFSNTMTLVMAFFFTLAILGSKEHLQAMTGKFLQAILPTKTVRVISYIGEVIVDTYDKFLMSQIVEACIIGTLVFVSYSLSGIPYASMAGILAGVLSFVPYIGPFTACLISALFVAVQNPLLALWSIALFQIIQLIEGNVIYPRVVGQSVGLPTLFTLAAALIGGNLFGLLGMVFFTPIFAVIYRLVREWVASRLKKQEDATVG, encoded by the coding sequence ATGAATTCGTCGTTTAAAGAAAAAGCTTTATTGATTTTGTTGGCTGGAGCTACCCTCTTAGCTGTATTGAATTGGGATACGATATACAAGGCAGTTCAGATTTTGTTGGGAAGCATGAATTCTCTCTTTATAGGGAGTATCATTGCCTTTATTTTAAATGTGCCTATGAAAAAGATAGAGGATCAGATAGAGAAGATTTCTTTTTTGAATAAATCCAAACGTTCCTTGGCTATTGTTGGGGTGTTGATTGGCTTTGCTTTAATTGTTACTGGGTTGGTGTTGATTGTTCTTCCTACCTTGATGTCAACGGTGTCGCAATTAGTGACGGTGAGTAGCACAGCCATTCCTAAATCGGTCAATGCCCTCACAAGCTTCCTGGAAAAAAATGGACTTTTGGCTGGTCAGTTGGGTGAGCAAATTGCAGGTATGCTGGACCAATTGAAAAATCTAACCTTTATTTCCAATTTGGTAACACCAGTCTTATCAGGTTTAGTATCAAATGTCACTGGTATTTTTTCCAATACCATGACGCTTGTGATGGCCTTCTTCTTTACCTTGGCAATACTTGGGAGCAAGGAACATCTGCAAGCTATGACAGGTAAATTCCTACAAGCGATACTGCCGACAAAAACTGTTCGAGTGATTAGTTATATTGGAGAGGTCATTGTTGATACTTACGATAAATTCCTAATGAGCCAAATCGTAGAAGCCTGTATTATCGGTACTCTCGTATTTGTGAGTTATTCTCTCTCAGGAATTCCTTATGCCAGCATGGCAGGAATTTTGGCAGGTGTTTTATCCTTTGTGCCTTACATTGGTCCCTTTACCGCCTGTCTGATTAGTGCCTTATTTGTGGCGGTTCAAAATCCCCTCTTGGCACTTTGGTCTATTGCTCTCTTCCAGATTATTCAGTTGATTGAGGGGAATGTTATCTATCCACGCGTGGTTGGACAATCGGTTGGACTTCCGACCTTGTTTACCCTTGCTGCAGCCTTAATTGGTGGAAATTTATTTGGCTTGCTTGGTATGGTCTTCTTTACACCTATCTTTGCGGTTATTTACCGTCTGGTTCGTGAATGGGTTGCCAGTCGCTTGAAGAAGCAAGAGGATGCAACAGTCGGTTAA
- the gndA gene encoding NADP-dependent phosphogluconate dehydrogenase, translated as MTKANFGVVGMAVMGRNLALNVESRGYSVAIYNRSADKTEDVVASNPGKNLVPSYDVESFVASIEKPRRIMLMVQAGPGTDATIQALLPHLDEGDILIDGGNTFYEDTIRRSKELANSGINFIGTGVSGGEKGALEGPSIMPGGQKEAYELVADVLEEISAKAPEDGAPCVTYIGPDGAGHYVKMVHNGIEYGDMQLIAESYDLMQHLLGLSVDEMADIFTEWNKGELDSYLIEITADILKRKDDQGQDGPIVDYIMDAAGNKGTGKWTSQSSLDLGVPLSLITESVFARYISTYKDERVAASKVLPKPAPFAYEGDKAELVEKIRQALYFSKIMSYAQGFAQLRVASKENNWNLPFGEIAKIWRAGCIIRARFLQKITDAYGRDEDLANLLLDEYFLDVTAKYQQAVRDVVTLAVQAGVPVPTFSAAITYFDSYRAENLPANLIQAQRDYFGAHTYNRKDKEGVFHYDWYSESK; from the coding sequence ATGACAAAAGCAAATTTTGGTGTTGTAGGAATGGCCGTTATGGGTCGCAACCTGGCACTTAACGTAGAATCACGTGGTTATTCAGTAGCCATTTACAACCGTTCTGCTGATAAGACAGAAGACGTTGTTGCAAGCAACCCAGGTAAAAACTTGGTACCAAGCTACGATGTAGAAAGCTTTGTAGCATCTATCGAAAAACCACGTCGTATTATGCTTATGGTTCAAGCTGGTCCTGGTACAGATGCAACCATTCAAGCCCTCTTACCACACTTGGATGAAGGGGACATCTTGATTGACGGTGGAAATACCTTCTATGAAGACACTATCCGTCGTTCCAAAGAATTGGCTAACTCAGGTATCAACTTCATCGGTACAGGTGTATCTGGTGGTGAAAAAGGAGCCCTTGAAGGTCCATCTATCATGCCTGGTGGTCAAAAAGAAGCTTACGAATTGGTGGCAGATGTCTTGGAAGAAATTTCAGCAAAAGCTCCAGAAGACGGCGCTCCATGTGTGACTTACATCGGTCCAGATGGTGCTGGTCACTATGTAAAAATGGTCCACAACGGTATCGAGTATGGTGACATGCAATTGATTGCAGAATCTTATGACCTCATGCAACACTTGCTTGGTTTGTCAGTAGATGAAATGGCTGATATCTTTACTGAGTGGAACAAGGGTGAACTAGACAGCTACTTGATTGAAATCACGGCTGACATTTTGAAACGCAAGGATGACCAAGGTCAAGATGGTCCAATCGTTGACTATATCATGGACGCTGCTGGTAACAAGGGTACTGGTAAATGGACTAGCCAATCATCACTTGACTTGGGTGTGCCATTGTCATTGATTACAGAATCCGTCTTTGCTCGTTACATTTCAACTTACAAGGATGAGCGTGTGGCAGCAAGCAAGGTCCTTCCAAAACCAGCTCCGTTTGCATACGAAGGCGACAAGGCTGAATTGGTAGAAAAAATCCGTCAAGCCCTCTACTTCTCAAAAATTATGTCTTATGCACAAGGTTTTGCACAGTTGCGTGTTGCTTCTAAAGAAAACAACTGGAACTTGCCATTTGGTGAAATCGCAAAAATCTGGCGTGCAGGTTGTATCATCCGTGCTCGTTTCTTGCAAAAGATTACAGATGCCTACGGACGTGACGAAGATTTGGCAAACTTGCTCTTGGATGAGTACTTCCTTGATGTAACAGCTAAATACCAACAGGCTGTTCGTGATGTGGTAACCTTGGCTGTTCAAGCAGGAGTGCCTGTGCCAACCTTCTCAGCTGCTATTACCTACTTTGACAGCTACCGTGCAGAAAACTTGCCGGCTAACTTGATCCAAGCCCAACGTGACTACTTTGGTGCTCACACTTACAACCGTAAAGACAAAGAAGGTGTCTTCCACTACGATTGGTATAGCGAATCAAAATAA